One Thermoanaerobacter kivui genomic window, CCAAACTCCTCTATGGGTATATTTAGCCTATAAGCTTGTTGGTCAAGAAAAGAGCCAGTTCCTGCTGCACACACTGTGTTCATCGCAAAATCTACTACAACCCCATCTCTTAAAATTATGATTTTTGAATCCTGCCCTCCAATTTCTATTACAGTTCGAACATCCTTTATTACATTAGAAGCTGCTATTGCATGAGCTGTAATTTCGTTTTTAACAATATCCGCTCCCACCATTAAACCTGTCAATTGCCTTGCACTTCCTGTCGTACCTATTCCTTTTATGACAATATCTCCCATTTTATTTTTTATTTCTTTTAAAGCATTTTGTACTGCTTTGATGGGCTGCCCTTGTGTCCTTATGTAAACAGATTCTATTACTTTATTATTTTCATCTATAACAGCTATATTGGTGCTTACAGAGCCTACATCTATTCCCATATATCCTTGCATATTACAACCTCCAATTGTTGATTTATTTTACATTTTTGCCTTCAAAATCATTTTTTATACCTTTTTAATCAGCGAATAAATTGCATCAAGAAGCAAAAACTACATTCAGAATAAAAGCGGGGGCGAGAATTATGAAAAAAAATGTCCACATTCTTATTTTGTCAATTTCCATTTTCGTAAATATATTCTTTGCATATATCTTTTTATCAAATACAAAAACAAATTCTAACTTCAATTTTTCCATCATTTTTACTATAGCTGTAATCGCTATAAGCTATTTGTTACTTAAAAACAGATTTTCTGAGCTTATGCCTGTAAATTACAATAACACAGTAGAACTAAAAGAAGACCCTAATAGTCGCAAAACCAACATTACCTTCAAAGATGTAGCAGGATTAGACGAAGTTATTGACGAATTAAAAGTAATAATTGACTTTATGACAAACACAGAAAAATACAATAAAATGGGAGCAAAAATCCCCAAAGGTATTCTGTTTTACGGTCCTCCTGGCACAGGGAAAACCTTGCTCGCTACAGCATTAGCAGGTGAAACAAATTCGACGTTTATAAGTGCGTCAGGTTCAGAATTTGTGGAAAAATACGTCGGAGTAGGTGCCAGTCGCATAAGAGCTCTATTCGCAAAAGCCAAAAAAAGTGCTCCCAGCATCATCTTTATAGATGAAATAGATGCTGTTGGCACAAAGAGAAATACAGACAATAATTCAGAAAAAGACCAAACGTTAAATCAGCTATTAGTGGAAATGGACGGATTTAACAGCAATGAAGGGATTATAGTGATAGGAGCCACAAATAGGCTTGACATGCTGGACGAAGCTTTATTAAGACCGGGACGATTTGACAGAACAATACACATTGGAAATCCTAACATGAAGGCAAGATTAGAAATACTAAAAGTACATACGCGAAATAAACCCCTCGACGAAAGCGTCTCTTTAAGCGAGCTTGCCAGAAAAACCCACGGCATGACAGGAGCCCATTTAGCCACCATGTGTAACGAAGCAGCAATACTTGCTGTTATGAGAAACAAAAACAAAATTGGAAAAGAAGAATTTGACGAAGCACTAGAAAGGGTAATTGCAGGCCTTAAAAAGAAATATCCATCCGTTTTAGAAAAAGAACGAACAATTGCCGCATATCACGAAGCAGGACATGCGCTTATAGGAAAAATTTTAAATGTAAATACCGTTGAAAAAATCTCAATTGTCCCAAGGGGACAAACATTAGGATATGTTTTAAACTTCCCAAAAGACGATTCTTTCTTACTCACAAAGACTGAATTAAAAAACAAAATCATCATGCTGTTAGGTGGAAGAGCTGCAGAAGAAATAATATTCAACGAAATATCAACAGGAGCAGAAAATGACTTAAAAGAAGCGACAAAAATTGCTTACCAAATGGTGTGCAATTACGGAATGAGTGAATTAGGAAACAGAGTTTTTGATATACACATGCTGAAATCCACAGAAATAATAGATAAAGAAGTTAACAAAATTATAAATAATTGTTATGTATCCGCAAAAAAAATACTCATGGAAAATAAACATAAAATTACTCTCATTGCTGAAAGGCTTTTAGCGAAGGAAATCATCACAAAAGAAGAATTAGAATCACTATTAGAAGAAGAAAACAAATTATGCGTATAGCAAAAAGTCCTATTTAAACTGGTCTTTTTGCTATTTTTTATTATATAAGCAATAAAAGATATAGCTAAAATTGATAAAGTAGCATTTCTTAAAGTTAAAAATACTGCATCCTGAAAAAATTCTAAAGGAAACATTTGTATTAACCTATCTTTAGCAACATCTAATTGCCACAAATCATTGTCAAAAAACATAAGGTGAAAATCAGTAAACCACTTATCAAAATCAATTAACATTGCCAAAGCAAACAATCCCAAAAAAACGTATATACCTATTAAACCTCTTAATATATAGTCTGAAACTTTATAAAGTGATTTTGTTAAAAGAAAATATATAAACAACAAAATAAAAATCACCATTGAAAAGTCTTTTACCAAAAAGCCTATATGAAATAAATTTTTCACATCTTCCATATGGGCTAATTCCTTATCATTAAACATTCTTTGATAGCTGCCAGAAATTTTCATTTCAATATCCAAGGTTTTTTCTTTCCCTTTTAAATAATTTTGCATTGTTGTAATAACTTTTAAAAGGTCATCCATGTCCATACCTGTTATCACTGCTATTTTGTTCTTATCAAATTCGGCTTTGTAAAAATTAATGTCAAAAGCCACATGCTGTAAACTTGTAAGAAGTATGAATAAAAAAAGAGATACAATCATGCAAAATATTAAAATAGCATCAAAAACTTTTTTGACCATATTTAAATAACACCTTGTGCATTTTTTATTATAGATTCATAAAATTTTTTTTGATTTTTTAAATCCTTATAAAGTTCCATTCGCTTTTTGACAGTTTGCATAAAAGACGCCTTTTTGTTTTCCGAATTGTCAAACTCAAGAGAATTTCTTACATAATTTAAAATTTCTTTTTCAAAATTCTCTGGAACAGGAATTATACCCATAAGCCTTTTCATTCTCGCTTTTCTATAATCATTTTTCATATTTCTTGAGATGGCTTCAATCAGAGAAATGATATTTTTTATCTCACCTCTGACAATACTCATATCTATGGGTTCTTCTTCTATTTCTCCCTTTTCAAGAACAATTTCACTCGCATCATTTATCAAATTTTCATACTCCGAAAGCTCTTCAATATCTGTCAATATCCCTTCATCCACAATTTCCATAATATCTAAGTTAGAATAATCTACCTCTCCTAAAAGAACATTGTATCTATAAAGCTCAAAATACCAATTAGAAATCACATTATCACATTTTTTAGTCCTGCTTTCTACTTCTTTATAGTTCAAAGAAACTTTTGTCAATTCACTATAAAAATCCATAAATTCTGCAATAAAAGGTTCTTCTTTAATCGCCTCTTTAAATTTAACTTGCGACAAGAATATTATCAACAACCTATTTATAATTTTCAAAACAGAAAAAGAAATTTCCCTCAAGTTTTGCACAATTTTTATCAATTCTATACTTTCTTTTAAATAAGCATCCACTTTTTCTTTTGACATGTTTTTGAAATCCAATGACTGTAAATATTCAATTCTTTCAGCAATACCAGGAAATATCTCCCCGTATCCCTCTATTAACTTGCCATAAAAATTTTCCTCAATATCTATAACACTCTCCAACAGGGATTCATAACTTGAATAGTTTCTCTCTAATCCTTTGGTTAAATACTCGTAAAAGCGCTTTTTAGACATAGCAAAAGGTATACTAGATATTATTTCTTGAATCCTTTCTTCTTTTTCCTCTTCTACTTCATTTATAAATTCTTGTACACTTTTGTAAAACTCTTCTTCATCTATAGAGTCTGCCACAAAAAAATCTCTCGCCTTGTCATTTATAACATCATTTACATACCTCGATTCCACATAATACCCATAAAGGACATCGATAATGCTTTCAAAGTACTCTTTGTACCCTTTAATTTCATTTTCTATGTTATTTTTTATTTTTACCTCCATATCACTGTAATATTTTGCATTATTTACCAAAGATTTAATGGCTTCTAAAATTTTTTCTGCTTTTTTATCAATATATTTTAAGGAATTTAGAATAGTTTTTCTTTTAAACAATACGTGGTACAAATAAGTAGTTTCATTAAAAAGCTCTAAAATAGTAATTATCAGCACTATATCTTTCTGTTTTTTAAGCACTTTTTTTAAAAATTGAGAAACCTCTAATGGATTTTTCTTGACTTTTTTCAATTGTTCTCTTAAAACTCTCACTTCATCCGGCTGCATCGTTACACCTCTCAGTCAGTTATTTTTTAGCATTTCCGATAGGTCCTCCAGCAAAGAATAGTCTTTATACTTCTCAAGGCTCACAGCAGCTTGTTCTGTCATCGCCTTGGATGCATTGTCAAACAAAAAACCTATCTTTTGAGCTACTTCCTGTAAAATTTCTTTTACTTCAAAAAGACTATTTTTAAAATCTACATTTTGTTGTCGTACATCCAATAACAGTTTATTAATTGATAATCTCAAATTCTCTGAATTTCTGTCTTTTGCAAGATTATTTTCAACTATTTTAGCTATTCTCTTATCAAACTCTATTCCAATCCTCTCTAATCTCTCTTCCAACATTTCCTTTTCTTTTTTCAGTTGGGCGATTTGGTTTTTGTAACTTAAAATTTCCTTCTTTTGTTCATTAATTTTTTGTGTCAACTTTTCTATCTCCATTATATTCTTTTTTTCTTCCTTAATCAATTTTTCCTGTAATTTTTTTTATTTCTTTTAACAGTTTTTTATTAACTTTCTTTAATTTTTCAGCAGTTTCTTCTCCTCCCGAAGATTCAAGTATATCCGGTACCTGTTCATTTGTACATTTTTTCTCAATCATTTCTAAAACATTATCTATTATAGATATCGTACCTTCATCATTTAAGAGTAAAATACCTGAAAAAACAACTTCTGGCGCATACAAATTCAAAAGCTCATGTACTTTTTTATCTAATTCTTCAAAAGTCAAATTTTCTATTTGGTTTATTATGTCTTTATAAATCTTTTTCCACTCCTCTACAAAACTTTTACTATCTACATTTCCTTTTATAATTTCCTCTCTCAAAATAGGTATTATCTTCTTAGGCGGACAGGCACTTTTTATTAATCGAAAACCTGCCAACTTTTTTTGCAATTTTGTATCTCTCTTAAAAGGCTTTATCAATACCTCATAGGGAAGAGTAGATAAAAAAATTTCTATGCATCTTTTTTCATCAACACCTTTTATGTTAAACATAATTTCACCTTCTTACATGCGAATAAGTTTATCCACATCTTTATAATTTTCTTCAATAATCTTTTGAGCTAAATATCTAATCCTTGCACTGTCGCTTTCAGCAGCATCTCTAAATATCTTTTCATCTATTACATTTTTCAATGCCTTAGCATGTTTCCCCAACATCTTGTAAATCAAATACTGTATCTCCTCTTTTGTGGTGTTTCTCAATTTCCACACCAGTTCTTTCGCCATTTCTTCATCAAGATTTGTATCTATTATTTTCAATGTATTAACACAAGCATAACCATCGTCATTTTTAATAATATACTTGATACCATCTATTATCTGACTGTTTATGTCATTTATTTTAAGCCCCCTCAACCTTTTTATTTCTTTTATGGCATTTACCACATCTTCATTGCTTAGCCCAGGTTTTACAATATAGTAAAATAAATTGCTTAGATATTTTATCTCTCCCAGCTGCACCAGAGCTGAATAAGCATTTATACACAAAGAACTATTTTGTATAAATTGCTTTATAACTGACTTTGTCTCAAAAGCTTGTATATTTGCCAAAGAAGTGATTGCGCAGGCTTTTACTTCATTTGGTTGATTTTCATCCTTTAAAATCTCTAATAAAAGATTTATACACCTCTCATCTTTGCTATATCCAAGCCCAATAATTACATTAGCTTTGTTTTTTATCTGAGGGTCATAATAGGCTTTGAGTAAGTAATCTGTCGCAACACTTGTTCTCATCTTTCCCAAAGTTATTGCAGCTTTTTGGCTGTACCTTTCATCATACAATAAACTCGCCATATTTTCAACAGCCTCTTCTTTTAAGCGCGCTATCACATTTGAATAAACAATATTCAAGCTTTTATTTTCGTTATCCAAATATCTCTCTATAACCTGTTTTACAGCATTATCTCCTAATTGGATAAGTTTCATCAATATCCTAAAAGCAATGCCTCTTTCTTTACTGTTAAATCCGTTAAGGGAATTTACCATTTCTAATATCGGAGTTATTGCCCTTAGTTCTCCCAAATCAATAAGTGCCTCTGCAGCTATTTCCTTCAAATTGTCATCTTCAAGAAGTAAAACAAGCTGGTCATAAGCGTTAACCTCTTTAATTTCCCTAAGCGTGTGCACAACTAACCTTATTTGGTCTTCCCAGTGCCATTCTTCTAAGATAGTTATAAGTGCTTTGCGGGCTTCTAAACTATTATTTGAAATATTTTTTAATATCCTCACCATGCATTTAAATATTTCATCCTGTTTAAGGTCTAATCCTTTTGTACTGTATACAATCATTTCTATAGGATTCTGCCCTTCAGATAAAATATTTTTACCTAACTCAATAATGTCTTTTTCTAAAGAACCTAATAAAGATTCATCAGTAAAATTTATCCTTTGAATTTTTCCTCCAATAATTTTTGCATTAATCTCGTTAATATAATAGTTAAACAAATCTTTTTTAAAAGGCTTTTCTTTTCTCTTCACCCTTTTTGCTCCAAGATACTCCATTCCATCGTCAATCACCTCTTTAGATATATTCATAAAAGAATCCTTGTTCTCCAAAAGAAGAGCTTTCCAATCAATACCCATGCCCCTCACTCCCTTCGCCAATGACCACTTGAAGTTTTTGCTCCATACAACCTGATACCCATGCACTCAACGTCAAAATTCTGTTTCTATCAAAATTTACTTTTAAAGAAATGGGAGTACCGGGTTTTATTACGTTTAGAAAAGACAATTGAACGCTTTTTAAACGCTTCATTTTGGGGTCCCACAAACTCTTTCCAGAAAAAATATCCAATCTCATACCCGTAGCATTGCTTACTTTTAAGATTCCATCGTAAACTTTTTCAAAAGGCGCTCTTGTCCCTTGAGAAACAATTAAAAAAGGCAGACCATTTTTAATGTCGATATAAATGTTAGAAGCAACAACAGGGTCTATTTTAAGGTTATCATTGCTTTTGCCCAGCTTCTCATTTAAATAATGGTAAATAGCAGCTCCCCGAGCCACAGAATATATGGGATGTAAGCTTATCAAGGATTTTTTCATAAACAGCTTCTCTATTGCTTGCTGTATAGGTTGATAAGTCCCCATTCCGCCTGCTAAAAATACATCATCAATATCATAAACAGTTAAATTGGCTTTATTTAGAGTATCTAGTATAGGATCTATTACATTATCCCGCAAATTACCATCCTTAGTAATTAAAGGTTTTATACATTCTTCATACTCTTTTTTTGATATTTTAAATCGATAAGGTTTACCATTTATAAAATCCTCCAATATACTTTCATATATCGCTTCTTCCTCTTTTTTTGTTGAAAAAAATATTCGCGCTTTTTCCATCTCATAAACCATCCTATTATAGACCCGTCTTTTTTCATTTTCATCCTCAAATAAATTTTCAAACGTTTCACTCATTTCTTTCGCATATTTTTCTAAAAGATATATACTTCCCATTAAATCGAAATTTACTCCTCCTACAAGGGTGTGAGACGATATAGCAATTTCCTCCATAATAAAGTCTTTGTCATTTATTTGTACATTCAAGACGGATACATCACAAGTACCACCTCCCAAGTCAAATACCAGCATTTTTCTGAGGCGTGAAAAATCAAGCCTTCTCTTGCTTTGAGGTAACTTTCTTTCAGTATTGATAAAATCCAGCAAGGCTGCTGTCGGTTCAGAGATAAAATAGGTCTCTCTGTCGTCAAACCCCGCCATCTTTGCAGCATTTTTTGTTGCCTGAATTTGATCGTGATTAAAAGAAGCAGGAACTGTTATCACCGCGCTTGTAATTTCTTTTCCCATCTTCCTTTCTAAATTCATTTTAACTTCTTTTAGTATTAAAGCCGCAACATCTTCTGGCGAAAACTTTTGTTCATCGATTTCCCAAAAATATTCAGGAATTCCAATATAGTTTTTGCTGTTATAAATAACTCTGTCTGGTTCTCTAATTTTCATAGCTTTTGCAATTTTACCAAGATATTTATTACCGGACTTATCTATATACAAACAAGAAGGTAATAATTTTTCATAAATGTATTCATAATCCTCAGTAAATTGTCCAATATCCACTACTCGCGGTAGCAGTTCTTCATCTTTTAAAAACTCTAACACCGCTGCAACCGTATTTGTAGTACCTAAATCTATTCCCACATATAGCTTCATAAAATCCCCCCTTACAAACTTACCGTCTCTCCATCTTGGGGTACATAAACTTTTAGACCTTCAATGCCATTTAAAATTTTTTCAATATTCATTTGTCCTTTTCCTCTATATCCCCTATGAACAACAAAAACAGCAGAAGGAGCTAACTTAATGACAATTTCCAAAATATCTATCATATTACCATGATTTAATACTCCAATGTGATAATTTTTTAGTCCTGTAAATTCTCTATTATTAAAATCAAGATTTAAAATACAACCTTTATCAAAATTTTGCATTTCAGTAGCATATAAAAAAGATGTACTCCCTTCTTTTAAGTCATTAGAACTGGCAATCACTAAACAATTGCCTAAAGCTACTTCCTTTTTTATAAATTCTTTTCTCGTAGCATATAAAGTATTGTCTGCTACATTTAATACGCCGTTACTGTATAGGTTTCCGACAAAAGCCTCATATAATTTACTAAAGTGCGCCACATCTCCGTCCACATACACGTTAAAGGGAATATAAAAAAAATTTTTCCTAAGAAGCATCAACAAATCTTGTCCCTTTCCTATTGCATAGACTGGCAAAAGAACTTTTTCTTCTTCATCTATCAATTGTTTTATAGAAAGCAGCAAAAGTCTGTCCTGCAAATACTTATTTTGAATCCCAAAGTTATTGCTATACCCATAAGTTGCCTCTGTTATGAGGATATCCACTTTTAAATCTTTTGGAAGTTTAAGTCCTCTATTGGTCTCTACATCTTTTAAAGTAAAGTCTCCAGTATAAAATACTTTCACACCTTCGATATCAATATATACAGCCATCGCACCCAACATGTGTCCTGCAGGAATAAGTTTTACTTTTATCCGTTTACCTTTGATGATAAAAAAACTTTCTTCTTCATTTACAAAGTGCACAATATTTTCTTTGTCATCTAAATTTTCCTCTGTTATTTCTAAATCCGGCTTTTTATAACCTCTAAAAAAAATTTCTTTCAAAATTTGTTCTATGGGTTTTGACATAATAATTGGACAATTTAAACCTTTTTTAAGTAATTCAACAATTCCGCCAGAGTGGTCTAAGTGACTATGAGTTATGATCACTAAATCAATCTCTTTAACGCTTATAGGTAAATTTTCAATAGAATTATAATATAAAGTCTTATCTTTAATTAAAGCTCCCGCATCCAACAGTATATTTACTCCCTCATAGGATACCAAATAAGAACTAGCACCAACGTTTCCTCCTCCCCAACAGAAAAATTTAAACCCCCTAATATTATTGGCAGAGACTTTGCTTTTTTTGTAATACACATTCACTAAATTAAATTTTTCGGGAAACAATCTATAAAACTTGGCATTTTGTAACTCACATTCACTTATAAGTCCATATTCAAGTTTTAATCTAAATACGTATAAATCCAGAGGATTTAACTTATAAGCTTCGTCCAGCTCTTCACGCCATTTTAATTCACCTTCTTTTTTGTATATCTCTGCTATAAGCCCATGTATTTTAGCCAATAAAAAATTATCTTCTATTTCTTTCTCCATATATAATAATTCTTCCAAAATTTCAAAAGTCCTTCTTTTATTTTTAAAAGAAAGTGACAGCAGATAAAATTTTATCCAAGGATCTTCTCCATTGAAGTTCATCAATGCATCAAAAAGGCCTTTCACTTCTAAAGACCTTTCTATCATGTCTAAAAGAAGTACATTTTTTATAAATAATGGTAAATTATGTTGATCCACTTCTAAATCGGTATACAAATCAAAAAAATGCTCTTTTGCTTCTTCAATAATTCCAAGATACACTTCAATAATTATTTGCCATAATATTAAATATTTGTATAATTTCTCATCAAGGCCTTTTGTTAAGCTTTTTTGTTGAAAAACATACCAATAGGCTTTTAAGTATTCCTCCTTTCTAATAAATTTCTCAATATTGTTATCGTATACATTGTAAATATTTAAAAATGCCGTAACCCATCACCTCCTATGATTCTATTTTAATACCTTTTGAGTAAAAATTCTACACAAAAAATAAGTCTGGTTTTTGGCCAGACTTATTAAAATGCACCTTTAGTTGAGGGAGCAGTTGAAGCGTCAATAGGGAGCAATCACTCCTTTTTCTGCTTTTTCACGGGCCCATTCTACATTATCCAAAATCCATTTTACTTTAGTTCCTGAAAAATATGCATCTAAGTCTCTCATTGCATCCAGAATCTTTTCTTTCATCTTTATACCCCCGCCTTTTTCTTACGCAAATAATATGCCAAAAAACTCTTCAGTAAAATGAGTAAAAAAAATGTTATTTAATTAACATTTTCATTTTTCTTCACAACAAGAAAAAATCCTACTGCTGAAATCATCAAATATACATAATAAGTAAAAAATCTCCATATTCCTACAAAGACCCCTAACAAACTTCGAGGCAGTATATTTGAAAAAATTGTCGCAAATCCAATTTCCACCACTCCAGAACCACTGGGAATAAAGCTATAAGCTAAAATATCGTAAAATATCAGCTGTCTTGCAATTACCGATAATAAATTGAAATGAATATTTATAGCTACAAGCAAAATAGGTGCAATACTGTAAAAAAGCGTCCAAAAAGCTATTGCGTAAAATAACTGTGAAAAAAATAGTTTATAACTGGAAGGTACCATGAAAAGGTCATTAAAATTTTTATGATAAAACACTATTTCTTCTTTTGTTCTCACAAAGTATTTTTCAAACTTTGGTTTTTTAAAAAAAGATATATCAGCTATTTTATCCACAATTCCAATAACAAAACGTGGCCTTAGTATTATGTACACCAATATCAGTAACAAAACTATCAATACTATACTCACTAATATAGCAAAATAGGAAAGAACAGGTCCCAATTCTAACTGATTTCTAAAGAAAATGAGGAGTATAGGCGGTACAGTGCCAAAAAAAATTCCAGAAAATAAAAGTTTCGCAGTAAAAACCATAAGACTTTTATTAGGAGATACATTCTTTTTGTTAAGCAAATATATGGTAAGTGGTAAAACTCCTGACCCAAAAGGAGTTATATAACTTATAAAAAATGTCGCCAGATTAAATTTAAAAAGATAATTAAATGGAAGATTTTCCCCCAAAGCATCAAGCAAACTCTTTATTCTCAGGGTATCCACGATTAAGCTTAAAATAACTATAACAAGAATTACGACAATATACACTGGATGAATCTTAAGAGCATCTTTTACCCCTTCAAACCCTGAAAGTTTCATTAACAATAAAATTGAACCAGCGCTTAATGTAAAAGCTAACACCATCATATATAAATTTTTCTTTTCCAGCACACTGCCCAAAATAATTCCCCCAATTTAATTTTGCGATGTAGTAAAACCTACATCGCAAAGTCAATTATTTTATGTCGTCAAGGGTTTTAAACTCATACCCTTCAGCTTTAATACCTTTAATTATCCTGTCAAGAGCCAAAGCGTTGTCTTTTGAAACTGCATGAAGAAGTATAACAGCCCCTGGATGAATTCTTTTCATCACTGTATTATAGCTCTCTTCAGGGCCACCAGGAAGAGGCTGCCAATCAGCCATAGCAAGGCTCCAGAAAACTGTCCTATATCCTAATGACTTTGTAAGGTAAAGAGTCCTTTCACTGTATTCTCCTTTAGGAGGCCTAAAATATCGCATTTCTTTTCCTGTAAGCTCACTAAACATGTCTCCTAACTTTGTTATCTCTTCTTTCACCTTTTCGTCAGGCATAGTAGGCAAACTTGGATGATTTACAGTGTGGTTTCCCACTATATGGCCTTCCTTTACCATTCTTTTGACCAAATCAGCTTGCTGCTTTATATAAGGTCCTGTTACAAAAAAAGCAGCTTTTACGTTATTTTCCTTCAATATATCCAATATTTTAGGAGTATAGCCATTTTCATAGCCTTCGTCAAAGGTCAAATATACTACTTTTTTACTGGTATCTCCAACAAAAATTGCATCATACTTTTTGATGAGGCTCATAGCTAGAGGTGTTATTTCTGGAGTCTGATGGTTTGGCAAAAACCTCATTCCCCAGCTGTACAAAGTGTTGTCAAGATTTTCCGTATTTATATAAATAGTGTCATTGACAGTATTTGAAACCTTATCTTTTGCTTCATCTTTTAAAACTGCTGAATCTTTTTTTGTTTCAACTGAGGGTTTTTGTAAAACTTCGTTTTGCGCTTTCTGTTCCCTCGCTTTTGTTACATTCTTTTTAGAAATTCCGCAAGAAACTATCGAAAAAGAAAGCAATGTGATAATAAATATTGAAAATATTTTTTTGACCATTGCTATACCTCATTTCTTTTGTGTATATTACATTTTTATTTTTTTCGTTATTCAATATAATATTCTACTTTTATTTGGAAGCGTCATTGTATATTTCACAGACAGTACCTCTGCAGGGGCAAAATCTGCATAAGGCAAATGAAGGTTTTATCTCTGGAAAATAATTTCCTTGTTTCATCTTTTTCATTTTATCTACAAGATTTAAAAGTTCTTTTTTCAAATATTTTTTATTGTATACCTCAAACATAGT contains:
- a CDS encoding MBL fold metallo-hydrolase, whose amino-acid sequence is MYLGIIEEAKEHFFDLYTDLEVDQHNLPLFIKNVLLLDMIERSLEVKGLFDALMNFNGEDPWIKFYLLSLSFKNKRRTFEILEELLYMEKEIEDNFLLAKIHGLIAEIYKKEGELKWREELDEAYKLNPLDLYVFRLKLEYGLISECELQNAKFYRLFPEKFNLVNVYYKKSKVSANNIRGFKFFCWGGGNVGASSYLVSYEGVNILLDAGALIKDKTLYYNSIENLPISVKEIDLVIITHSHLDHSGGIVELLKKGLNCPIIMSKPIEQILKEIFFRGYKKPDLEITEENLDDKENIVHFVNEEESFFIIKGKRIKVKLIPAGHMLGAMAVYIDIEGVKVFYTGDFTLKDVETNRGLKLPKDLKVDILITEATYGYSNNFGIQNKYLQDRLLLLSIKQLIDEEEKVLLPVYAIGKGQDLLMLLRKNFFYIPFNVYVDGDVAHFSKLYEAFVGNLYSNGVLNVADNTLYATRKEFIKKEVALGNCLVIASSNDLKEGSTSFLYATEMQNFDKGCILNLDFNNREFTGLKNYHIGVLNHGNMIDILEIVIKLAPSAVFVVHRGYRGKGQMNIEKILNGIEGLKVYVPQDGETVSL
- a CDS encoding ATP-dependent metallopeptidase FtsH/Yme1/Tma family protein, encoding MKKNVHILILSISIFVNIFFAYIFLSNTKTNSNFNFSIIFTIAVIAISYLLLKNRFSELMPVNYNNTVELKEDPNSRKTNITFKDVAGLDEVIDELKVIIDFMTNTEKYNKMGAKIPKGILFYGPPGTGKTLLATALAGETNSTFISASGSEFVEKYVGVGASRIRALFAKAKKSAPSIIFIDEIDAVGTKRNTDNNSEKDQTLNQLLVEMDGFNSNEGIIVIGATNRLDMLDEALLRPGRFDRTIHIGNPNMKARLEILKVHTRNKPLDESVSLSELARKTHGMTGAHLATMCNEAAILAVMRNKNKIGKEEFDEALERVIAGLKKKYPSVLEKERTIAAYHEAGHALIGKILNVNTVEKISIVPRGQTLGYVLNFPKDDSFLLTKTELKNKIIMLLGGRAAEEIIFNEISTGAENDLKEATKIAYQMVCNYGMSELGNRVFDIHMLKSTEIIDKEVNKIINNCYVSAKKILMENKHKITLIAERLLAKEIITKEELESLLEEENKLCV
- a CDS encoding HEAT repeat domain-containing protein, which produces MGIDWKALLLENKDSFMNISKEVIDDGMEYLGAKRVKRKEKPFKKDLFNYYINEINAKIIGGKIQRINFTDESLLGSLEKDIIELGKNILSEGQNPIEMIVYSTKGLDLKQDEIFKCMVRILKNISNNSLEARKALITILEEWHWEDQIRLVVHTLREIKEVNAYDQLVLLLEDDNLKEIAAEALIDLGELRAITPILEMVNSLNGFNSKERGIAFRILMKLIQLGDNAVKQVIERYLDNENKSLNIVYSNVIARLKEEAVENMASLLYDERYSQKAAITLGKMRTSVATDYLLKAYYDPQIKNKANVIIGLGYSKDERCINLLLEILKDENQPNEVKACAITSLANIQAFETKSVIKQFIQNSSLCINAYSALVQLGEIKYLSNLFYYIVKPGLSNEDVVNAIKEIKRLRGLKINDINSQIIDGIKYIIKNDDGYACVNTLKIIDTNLDEEMAKELVWKLRNTTKEEIQYLIYKMLGKHAKALKNVIDEKIFRDAAESDSARIRYLAQKIIEENYKDVDKLIRM
- a CDS encoding Hsp70 family protein — its product is MKLYVGIDLGTTNTVAAVLEFLKDEELLPRVVDIGQFTEDYEYIYEKLLPSCLYIDKSGNKYLGKIAKAMKIREPDRVIYNSKNYIGIPEYFWEIDEQKFSPEDVAALILKEVKMNLERKMGKEITSAVITVPASFNHDQIQATKNAAKMAGFDDRETYFISEPTAALLDFINTERKLPQSKRRLDFSRLRKMLVFDLGGGTCDVSVLNVQINDKDFIMEEIAISSHTLVGGVNFDLMGSIYLLEKYAKEMSETFENLFEDENEKRRVYNRMVYEMEKARIFFSTKKEEEAIYESILEDFINGKPYRFKISKKEYEECIKPLITKDGNLRDNVIDPILDTLNKANLTVYDIDDVFLAGGMGTYQPIQQAIEKLFMKKSLISLHPIYSVARGAAIYHYLNEKLGKSNDNLKIDPVVASNIYIDIKNGLPFLIVSQGTRAPFEKVYDGILKVSNATGMRLDIFSGKSLWDPKMKRLKSVQLSFLNVIKPGTPISLKVNFDRNRILTLSAWVSGCMEQKLQVVIGEGSEGHGY
- a CDS encoding lysylphosphatidylglycerol synthase transmembrane domain-containing protein, which produces MGSVLEKKNLYMMVLAFTLSAGSILLLMKLSGFEGVKDALKIHPVYIVVILVIVILSLIVDTLRIKSLLDALGENLPFNYLFKFNLATFFISYITPFGSGVLPLTIYLLNKKNVSPNKSLMVFTAKLLFSGIFFGTVPPILLIFFRNQLELGPVLSYFAILVSIVLIVLLLILVYIILRPRFVIGIVDKIADISFFKKPKFEKYFVRTKEEIVFYHKNFNDLFMVPSSYKLFFSQLFYAIAFWTLFYSIAPILLVAINIHFNLLSVIARQLIFYDILAYSFIPSGSGVVEIGFATIFSNILPRSLLGVFVGIWRFFTYYVYLMISAVGFFLVVKKNENVN